In Synechococcus sp. MW101C3, one genomic interval encodes:
- the cysS gene encoding cysteine--tRNA ligase, with protein MTLRLTNTLTRRLEAFEPLVPGQVSIYCCGVTVYDLCHLGHARSYIAWDVLRRYLQWRGYAVTFVQNVTDIDDKILARAAAEGSSMEAVSERNIREFQVDMAALGILPPDRLPRATRCLDGIRRMIAELEASGAAYSADGDVYFSVLKKADYGKLSGRSLDEQQEGASGRMGEAEEARKQHPFDFALWKGAKPEEPSFPSPWGPGRPGWHIECSAMVRQELGDTIDIHLGGADLIFPHHENEIAQSEVATGQALARFWLHNGMVNVGGEKMSKSLGNFTTIRALLDGGTTPMTLRLFVLQAHYRKPLDFTAAALEAAATGWKGLNAALLVGDQHAASLGWAAAAPATAATGMAPQADADPAAPLGEARQRFIDAMDDDLNTSAALAVLFELARPLRSLANRLERGDAAAAPDDLRERWLLLQELSTVLGLVAERPAAGATAPGADGPSETEIQAVIEARRLAKASKDYATADGLRDQLRRAGIELIDRPTGLTEWIRK; from the coding sequence TTGACCCTGCGGCTCACCAACACCCTCACCCGCCGCCTTGAGGCCTTCGAGCCCCTGGTGCCGGGTCAGGTGTCGATCTACTGCTGCGGAGTCACGGTCTACGACCTCTGCCACCTGGGGCACGCCCGCAGCTATATCGCCTGGGATGTGCTGCGCCGCTATCTGCAGTGGCGGGGTTATGCGGTCACCTTCGTGCAGAACGTGACCGACATTGACGACAAGATCCTGGCCCGCGCCGCCGCCGAAGGCAGCTCGATGGAGGCGGTGAGCGAGCGCAACATCCGCGAGTTTCAGGTGGACATGGCTGCCCTGGGGATCCTGCCGCCCGACCGTCTGCCCCGGGCCACCCGCTGCCTTGACGGCATCCGCCGGATGATCGCGGAGCTGGAGGCCAGCGGCGCGGCCTATTCCGCCGATGGCGACGTGTATTTCTCGGTGCTGAAGAAGGCCGACTACGGCAAGCTCAGTGGCCGCAGCCTCGACGAGCAGCAGGAGGGGGCCAGCGGCCGCATGGGCGAAGCGGAAGAGGCCCGCAAGCAGCACCCCTTCGACTTCGCCCTCTGGAAAGGAGCCAAGCCGGAGGAGCCCAGCTTCCCTTCCCCCTGGGGGCCGGGGCGGCCCGGCTGGCACATCGAATGCTCCGCGATGGTGCGCCAGGAGCTGGGCGACACGATCGACATCCATCTGGGCGGAGCCGATCTGATCTTTCCCCACCACGAAAACGAAATTGCCCAGTCGGAAGTGGCCACCGGCCAGGCGCTGGCGCGCTTCTGGCTGCACAACGGCATGGTGAACGTGGGCGGCGAGAAGATGAGCAAGTCGCTCGGCAACTTCACCACGATCCGGGCCCTGCTGGACGGCGGCACCACGCCGATGACCCTGCGCCTGTTCGTGCTGCAGGCCCACTACCGCAAGCCGCTCGACTTCACCGCCGCCGCGCTGGAAGCGGCGGCCACCGGCTGGAAGGGGCTCAATGCGGCCCTGCTGGTGGGGGATCAGCACGCCGCCTCGCTCGGCTGGGCTGCCGCCGCCCCGGCAACCGCTGCCACGGGGATGGCCCCCCAAGCCGACGCCGACCCTGCCGCTCCGCTGGGAGAGGCCCGCCAGCGCTTCATCGACGCGATGGACGACGACCTGAACACGTCCGCCGCCCTGGCGGTGCTGTTCGAGCTGGCGCGGCCCCTGCGCTCGCTCGCCAATCGGCTGGAGCGAGGGGATGCCGCCGCCGCCCCGGACGACCTGCGAGAGCGTTGGCTGCTGCTGCAGGAGCTCAGCACCGTCCTGGGCCTGGTGGCGGAGCGGCCCGCCGCAGGGGCGACAGCACCCGGCGCGGACGGACCCAGCGAAACCGAAATCCAGGCGGTGATCGAGGCCCGCCGGCTGGCCAAGGCCAGTAAGGATTACGCCACCGCCGACGGCCTGCGCGACCAGTTGCGCCGTGCCGGCATCGAGCTGATCGACCGCCCCACCGGCCTCACCGAGTGGATCCGGAAGTAA
- the polA gene encoding DNA polymerase I, with protein sequence MPGAGPAPNAPADHRSVGEQRPLLLLVDGHSLAFRSFYAFAKGGEGGLATRDGVPTSVTYGFLKALLDNVKGLTPQGVVIAFDTAEPTFRHNADAAYKAHRDEAPEHFFTDLANLQEILAGAMDLPLCMAPGYEADDVLGTLANRAANDGWRVRILSGDRDLFQLVDDERDIAILYMGGGPYARNAGPQVIRREGVISKLGVTPEEVVDLKALTGDASDNIPGVKGVGPKTAIVLLQAHNTLDGIYAALDQQKGALRAKLEADRDNAFRSRMLAEILVDIPLPSEPRLALGSLDRDALAQRLEELELHSLARQLEAFERVFSGAAASGRAKAQTTTPSSKASGTASAEPAAATPSAFAGEPAERGGHGQEPRSSSSASGDHPPAGAGGPESLAGSLLPVLEPQLIATTSALAALVERLLAATDPTAPIALDTETTALNPFQAELVGVGLCWGDGPADLAYIPIGHQPAVAEPAADLLTAAEPATDAPAQLPLAAVLTALAPWLASTAHPKALQNAKYDRLVLMRHGLELGGVVMDTLLADYLRDANAKHGLEAMALREFGFSPTGYTDLVAKGQTFASVPIAAAALYCGMDVHLTWRLGRLLHEQLEAMGPRLLPLLAQVELPLEPVLAQMEATGIRIDTAYLAELSAELGEQLHRLDGEAKAAAGVDFNLASPKQLGELLFDTLGLDRKKSRKTKTGWSTDAAVLEKLEDDHAVVPLVLEHRTLSKLKSTYVDALPLLVEAETGRVHTDFNQAVTATGRLSSSNPNLQNIPIRTEYSRRIRKAFLPQEGWHLISADYSQIELRILTHLSGEEVLVEAFRNGDDVHALTARLLLDTTEVSAAERRLGKTINFGVIYGMGSQRLARETELSPSQAKEFLGKYKQRYPKVFAFLELQERLALSQGYVETILGRRRPFPFDRNGLGRLLGKDPFEIDLEVARRGGMEAQQLRAAANAPIQGSSADIIKLAMVTLQRTLEQQALPARLLLQVHDELVLEAAPDAREQVVATVKATMEQAIQLSVPLVVDTGWGPNWMEAK encoded by the coding sequence TTGCCTGGGGCCGGCCCAGCCCCGAACGCTCCGGCCGATCACCGGTCGGTGGGGGAGCAGCGGCCCCTGCTGCTGCTCGTGGACGGCCACTCGCTGGCCTTCCGCAGCTTCTATGCCTTCGCCAAAGGCGGTGAAGGGGGCCTGGCCACCCGCGATGGTGTGCCCACCAGCGTCACCTATGGCTTTCTCAAGGCTCTGCTCGACAACGTGAAGGGCCTCACCCCCCAGGGCGTTGTGATCGCCTTCGACACCGCTGAGCCCACCTTCCGCCACAACGCAGACGCCGCCTACAAGGCACACCGCGACGAAGCGCCCGAGCACTTCTTCACCGACCTGGCCAACCTGCAGGAGATCCTTGCCGGCGCCATGGATCTGCCGCTGTGTATGGCGCCCGGCTACGAAGCCGATGATGTCCTCGGCACCCTCGCCAACCGGGCCGCAAACGACGGCTGGCGGGTGAGGATCCTGAGTGGCGATCGCGATCTGTTTCAGCTGGTGGATGACGAGCGGGACATCGCCATCCTTTACATGGGGGGAGGACCTTACGCCCGCAACGCCGGCCCGCAGGTGATCCGCCGGGAGGGGGTGATCAGCAAGCTCGGGGTGACGCCGGAGGAGGTGGTGGATCTCAAAGCGCTCACCGGCGACGCCAGCGACAACATCCCCGGCGTCAAGGGTGTGGGCCCCAAGACAGCCATCGTGTTGCTGCAGGCCCATAACACCCTCGATGGCATCTATGCCGCCCTCGACCAGCAGAAGGGAGCGCTCAGAGCCAAGCTGGAGGCCGACCGGGACAACGCTTTCCGCTCGCGCATGCTGGCCGAGATCCTCGTGGACATCCCGCTGCCGAGCGAACCACGCCTGGCCCTCGGGTCCCTCGACCGGGACGCCCTGGCCCAGCGGCTCGAAGAGCTGGAGCTGCACAGCCTGGCCCGCCAGCTGGAGGCCTTCGAACGGGTGTTCTCCGGAGCTGCAGCCAGCGGCCGCGCGAAGGCTCAGACCACAACACCCAGCAGCAAAGCCAGCGGAACGGCCAGCGCAGAACCCGCCGCGGCCACCCCCTCAGCATTCGCCGGTGAACCAGCGGAAAGAGGCGGCCACGGCCAGGAGCCACGGAGCAGCAGCTCGGCTTCAGGCGACCACCCGCCTGCCGGCGCCGGGGGGCCTGAATCTCTCGCTGGCTCCCTCTTGCCGGTGCTGGAGCCCCAGCTGATCGCCACCACCAGCGCGCTGGCGGCCCTGGTGGAGCGGCTTCTGGCAGCCACAGATCCAACGGCACCGATCGCGCTCGACACCGAAACCACCGCACTCAACCCCTTTCAGGCGGAGCTCGTTGGGGTGGGGCTGTGCTGGGGAGACGGGCCTGCCGATCTGGCCTACATCCCGATCGGACACCAACCCGCAGTGGCCGAACCCGCCGCCGATCTGCTCACGGCAGCGGAACCAGCGACCGACGCCCCTGCCCAGCTGCCGCTGGCGGCGGTGCTCACCGCGCTGGCTCCCTGGCTGGCCAGCACGGCCCATCCCAAGGCCCTGCAGAACGCCAAGTACGACCGGCTGGTGCTGATGCGCCACGGGCTGGAGCTGGGCGGCGTGGTGATGGACACCCTGCTGGCCGATTACCTGCGCGACGCCAACGCCAAACATGGCCTGGAGGCCATGGCCCTGCGGGAGTTCGGCTTCAGCCCCACCGGCTACACCGACCTGGTGGCGAAGGGGCAGACCTTCGCCTCGGTGCCGATCGCCGCAGCCGCGCTCTATTGCGGCATGGACGTGCACCTCACCTGGCGCCTGGGCCGGCTGCTGCACGAGCAGCTGGAGGCCATGGGCCCCCGGCTCCTGCCCCTGCTCGCCCAGGTGGAGCTGCCCCTGGAACCTGTGCTGGCCCAGATGGAGGCCACCGGCATCCGCATCGACACCGCCTACCTGGCCGAACTCAGCGCGGAGCTGGGCGAGCAGTTGCACCGCCTCGATGGTGAGGCCAAGGCGGCGGCCGGCGTTGATTTCAACCTGGCCTCCCCCAAGCAACTGGGGGAACTGCTGTTCGACACGCTCGGGCTCGACCGGAAAAAGTCCCGAAAGACCAAGACCGGCTGGAGCACCGATGCCGCCGTGCTCGAGAAGCTCGAAGACGACCATGCGGTGGTGCCGCTGGTGCTGGAGCACCGCACCCTCAGCAAGCTCAAGAGCACCTACGTGGATGCCCTGCCCCTGTTGGTGGAGGCGGAAACGGGCCGTGTGCACACCGATTTCAACCAGGCGGTAACCGCCACCGGCCGCCTGTCGAGCAGCAACCCCAACCTGCAGAACATCCCGATCCGCACCGAGTACAGCCGACGGATCCGCAAGGCCTTCCTGCCCCAGGAGGGCTGGCACTTGATCAGCGCCGATTACTCCCAGATCGAGCTGCGCATCCTCACCCACCTCTCCGGTGAGGAGGTGCTGGTGGAGGCCTTCCGCAACGGCGATGACGTGCATGCCCTCACCGCCCGCCTGTTGCTGGACACCACCGAGGTGAGTGCCGCAGAGCGGCGACTGGGCAAAACGATCAACTTCGGCGTGATCTACGGCATGGGTTCCCAGCGGCTGGCCCGGGAGACCGAGCTCAGCCCCAGCCAGGCCAAGGAGTTTCTCGGCAAGTACAAGCAGCGCTATCCGAAGGTGTTCGCTTTCCTGGAGCTTCAGGAGCGGCTCGCCCTCAGCCAGGGATACGTGGAAACGATCCTGGGACGGCGGCGGCCCTTCCCGTTCGATCGCAATGGGCTGGGCCGCTTGCTGGGCAAGGATCCCTTCGAGATCGATCTGGAGGTGGCGCGGCGGGGCGGCATGGAGGCCCAGCAGTTGCGAGCCGCGGCCAATGCGCCGATCCAGGGCTCCAGCGCCGACATCATCAAGCTGGCGATGGTGACGCTGCAGCGCACCTTGGAGCAGCAGGCCCTGCCGGCCCGGCTGCTGTTGCAGGTGCATGACGAACTGGTGCTCGAAGCGGCCCCTGACGCACGCGAGCAGGTGGTCGCCACCGTGAAGGCCACCATGGAGCAGGCGATTCAACTGAGCGTGCCCCTGGTGGTGGACACCGGCTGGGGTCCGAACTGGATGGAAGCGAAGTAG
- a CDS encoding sodium:proton antiporter, with protein sequence MSRLELIWGEAFFAGAMAQLLAQLSRLPAVVLLLAVGLMIGRAGFDLVDTEALGPVLEPLVSLLVGLILFDGGLNLRLAGRDLQRTVVQVVLVRAVLGFLAAVLLAHLLAGLSWPLALVFGAIALATGPTVVTPMVQQMRLLPSLANVLEAEGLALEPLGAVLALLLLQLAIGDLGSWQEVASRLVLRLGGGVLIGSLAGWLLSELLRRLLQGSEVLDALALQLSLGVLFLLVGGCETLLPESGLPAAVSAGVVVGLRLEGGASQLDELIRQLALLAITVLFPLLAADLSWSELSPLGLGGVACVLVLMLCRWPVIQVAGLGLPGLGWREKLMLSWIAPRGIVTAAVASLFALRLDEAGVPGGGALKGLVFLTILLTVGIQGFTAAALARRLGLVEPAGDRVADSDEALAE encoded by the coding sequence TTGAGCAGGCTGGAGCTGATCTGGGGTGAGGCCTTCTTCGCCGGGGCGATGGCCCAGTTGCTGGCCCAGCTCAGCCGTTTGCCGGCGGTGGTGCTGCTCCTGGCGGTGGGCCTGATGATCGGCAGGGCCGGCTTCGACCTGGTCGACACCGAGGCGCTGGGGCCGGTGCTGGAGCCACTGGTCAGCCTGTTGGTGGGTCTGATCCTGTTCGATGGCGGCCTCAATCTGAGGCTGGCGGGCCGCGACCTGCAGCGCACCGTTGTGCAGGTGGTGCTGGTGCGGGCCGTGCTGGGCTTCCTGGCGGCGGTGCTGCTGGCCCACCTGCTGGCCGGTCTGTCCTGGCCGCTGGCTCTGGTGTTCGGGGCGATCGCGCTCGCCACCGGCCCCACCGTGGTCACACCGATGGTGCAGCAGATGCGCCTGTTGCCCTCGCTCGCCAATGTGCTCGAAGCCGAAGGGCTCGCGCTCGAACCGCTGGGCGCCGTGCTGGCGCTGCTGCTGCTGCAGCTCGCCATCGGTGATCTCGGCAGCTGGCAGGAGGTGGCCAGTCGGCTGGTGCTGCGGCTGGGTGGCGGTGTGCTGATCGGCAGCCTGGCGGGGTGGCTGCTCTCTGAGCTGCTGCGCCGTCTGCTGCAAGGCTCCGAGGTGCTCGATGCCCTGGCGCTGCAGCTCAGCCTCGGCGTGCTGTTCCTGCTGGTGGGAGGCTGCGAAACCCTGTTGCCCGAATCCGGATTACCGGCTGCCGTGAGTGCCGGGGTGGTGGTGGGGCTGAGGCTCGAGGGTGGGGCCAGTCAGCTCGATGAGCTGATCCGGCAACTCGCCTTGCTGGCCATCACCGTGCTGTTCCCGCTGCTGGCCGCCGATCTGTCCTGGTCGGAGTTGAGCCCGCTGGGGCTGGGTGGCGTGGCCTGCGTGCTGGTGCTGATGCTCTGCCGCTGGCCGGTGATCCAGGTGGCGGGCCTGGGGTTGCCCGGGCTCGGCTGGCGCGAAAAGCTCATGCTCAGCTGGATCGCCCCGCGCGGCATCGTCACCGCCGCCGTGGCCAGCCTGTTCGCCCTCCGGCTCGACGAAGCCGGAGTTCCGGGCGGCGGCGCTCTCAAGGGCCTCGTGTTCCTCACGATCCTCCTCACGGTGGGGATTCAGGGGTTCACCGCCGCAGCCCTGGCCCGGCGGCTTGGCCTGGTGGAGCCGGCAGGTGATCGGGTGGCTGATTCTGATGAAGCGTTGGCTGAGTAG
- the gltX gene encoding glutamate--tRNA ligase gives MTVRVRLAPSPTGTLHIGTARTAVFNWLFARHLGGAFLLRIEDTDRERSRPEYTANILDGLRWLGLDWDEEPVIQSERIEAHRAAIQQLLASGHAYRCYASEAELAEMREAQAAAKEAPRYDNRHRNLSPEQEQAFIAEGREAVVRFRIDDGATIVWNDLVRGEMRWSGSDLGGDMVIARRAPADAIGDPLYNLVVVVDDAAMAISHVIRGEDHIANTAKQLLLYDALGLAAPEFAHTPLILNGEGRKLSKRDGVTSLSEFRELGYTADALANYMTLLGWSPPEVMGERFSLAEAAPVFGFERVNRAGARFDWDKLNWLNAQVLHGLPAEQLLALLAPRWRAQGWSAPSGEAGWELELAALLGPSLVTLQDGVEQARPFFERPSLNDEARQQIESEGARAALAAVLQALEPADLAQLAHQALDADQAKTLLGEAAKTASVKKGVVMKSLRAALLGSLQGPDLVATLLLLQPGGEAVARLQRSL, from the coding sequence TTGACGGTGAGGGTTCGTCTCGCTCCCAGCCCTACCGGCACGCTTCACATCGGCACAGCCCGCACGGCGGTGTTCAACTGGCTCTTCGCGCGCCACCTCGGCGGTGCCTTCCTGCTCCGCATCGAGGACACCGATCGCGAGCGCTCCAGGCCCGAATACACCGCCAACATCCTCGACGGCCTGCGCTGGCTGGGCCTGGACTGGGACGAGGAGCCGGTGATCCAGAGCGAGCGCATCGAGGCGCATCGCGCCGCGATCCAGCAGCTACTCGCCAGTGGGCACGCCTACCGCTGCTACGCCAGCGAAGCGGAGCTGGCGGAGATGCGGGAGGCTCAGGCCGCCGCCAAGGAGGCCCCCCGCTACGACAACCGCCACCGCAACCTCAGCCCGGAGCAGGAGCAGGCCTTCATCGCCGAAGGGCGTGAAGCGGTGGTCCGTTTCCGCATCGATGACGGCGCCACGATCGTCTGGAACGATCTGGTGCGCGGCGAGATGCGCTGGAGCGGCAGCGACCTGGGCGGCGACATGGTGATCGCCCGGCGCGCCCCGGCTGATGCCATCGGCGACCCCCTCTACAACCTGGTGGTGGTCGTCGACGACGCCGCCATGGCGATCAGCCACGTGATCCGCGGCGAAGACCACATCGCCAACACCGCCAAGCAGTTGCTGCTCTACGACGCGCTGGGCCTGGCCGCACCGGAGTTTGCCCACACGCCCCTGATCCTCAACGGCGAAGGCCGCAAGCTCTCGAAGCGCGATGGGGTCACGTCGCTGAGCGAGTTCCGAGAGCTGGGCTACACCGCCGATGCGCTGGCCAACTACATGACCCTGCTCGGCTGGTCGCCGCCGGAGGTCATGGGGGAGCGCTTCAGCCTGGCCGAGGCGGCACCGGTCTTCGGCTTCGAGCGGGTCAATCGCGCCGGCGCCCGCTTCGACTGGGACAAGCTCAACTGGCTGAACGCCCAGGTGCTGCATGGCTTGCCGGCCGAGCAGCTGCTGGCTCTGCTGGCGCCGCGCTGGCGGGCCCAGGGGTGGAGCGCCCCCTCAGGGGAGGCCGGCTGGGAGCTGGAGCTAGCCGCCTTGCTGGGCCCCTCCCTGGTCACGCTGCAGGACGGCGTCGAGCAGGCCCGGCCCTTCTTCGAGCGTCCCAGCCTCAACGACGAAGCCCGCCAGCAGATCGAGAGCGAAGGGGCCAGGGCGGCCCTGGCGGCAGTGCTGCAGGCACTGGAACCTGCGGATCTCGCCCAGCTGGCCCACCAAGCACTTGATGCCGATCAGGCCAAGACCCTGCTGGGGGAGGCCGCCAAGACAGCCAGCGTGAAGAAGGGCGTGGTGATGAAGAGCCTGCGGGCAGCCCTGCTCGGCAGCCTTCAGGGCCCCGATCTCGTGGCCACCCTGCTGCTGCTCCAGCCCGGCGGCGAGGCCGTCGCTCGACTGCAGCGCAGCCTCTGA
- a CDS encoding NADPH-dependent FMN reductase produces MLILAASNGHNLTLATRVAQEAELQGHAFHVMDLVDLGLPLYSPAAEVAGSGAHPGVDALAHQLRSLGRLWVCAPEYNGSLPPTLNNALAWLSRSSDDFRELFNGLPVALATHSGGGGQKVLSAMRLQFAHLGCSVLGRELLSTGQKPANPASISAMVAELHRLAPAIASAG; encoded by the coding sequence ATGCTGATTCTTGCGGCCAGCAATGGCCACAATCTCACTCTCGCTACACGTGTGGCCCAGGAAGCAGAGCTTCAGGGCCACGCTTTTCATGTGATGGATCTGGTCGATCTCGGCCTGCCGCTCTACAGCCCAGCGGCCGAGGTGGCCGGCAGCGGCGCCCACCCTGGGGTAGATGCGCTGGCCCACCAGCTGCGCTCCCTGGGGCGGCTGTGGGTGTGCGCGCCCGAATACAACGGCTCCCTGCCGCCCACGCTCAACAACGCCCTCGCCTGGCTGTCACGAAGCAGCGATGATTTTCGCGAGCTGTTCAACGGCCTTCCTGTGGCTCTGGCCACCCACAGCGGCGGTGGCGGTCAGAAGGTGCTGAGCGCCATGCGCCTGCAGTTCGCCCATCTCGGCTGCTCAGTGCTGGGGCGGGAGCTGCTGAGCACCGGCCAGAAGCCCGCCAACCCTGCCTCCATCAGCGCGATGGTTGCAGAGTTGCACCGTCTGGCGCCTGCCATCGCATCGGCTGGTTGA
- a CDS encoding hyperconserved protein Hcp, whose amino-acid sequence MELDLQPGDVVKVLESAALGWVRARVIRVKSGGRVVVQSDQGREFTARGNQVRLIEPAGFRP is encoded by the coding sequence ATGGAGTTGGATCTACAACCCGGTGATGTGGTCAAGGTTCTTGAGTCGGCCGCACTGGGCTGGGTACGAGCTCGGGTGATCCGGGTCAAATCCGGAGGCCGTGTGGTGGTTCAGAGCGACCAAGGTCGGGAATTCACCGCCCGTGGCAACCAGGTCCGTCTCATTGAACCTGCTGGCTTTCGCCCCTGA
- the rplS gene encoding 50S ribosomal protein L19, with amino-acid sequence MAAELIEDSTSETSTPEAGTAAAAPAVRTGKLSAYELMRTFEAEQLKSDLPEIYVGDTVRVGVRISEGNKERIQPYEGVVIAKRHGGLNETITVRRIFQGIGVERVFMLHSPQVATIKVERRGKVRRAKLFYLRDRVGKATRVKQRFDR; translated from the coding sequence ATGGCAGCGGAACTCATCGAAGACAGCACCAGCGAGACGAGCACTCCCGAAGCGGGCACCGCTGCGGCAGCGCCTGCGGTCCGCACCGGCAAGCTCAGCGCCTACGAGCTGATGCGCACATTCGAGGCGGAGCAGCTCAAGAGCGACCTTCCCGAGATCTACGTGGGCGACACCGTCCGTGTGGGCGTGCGCATCAGCGAGGGCAACAAGGAGCGCATCCAGCCCTACGAGGGTGTGGTGATCGCCAAGCGCCACGGCGGCCTCAACGAAACCATCACCGTGCGCCGGATCTTCCAGGGCATCGGCGTGGAGCGTGTGTTCATGCTGCACAGCCCTCAGGTGGCCACGATCAAGGTGGAACGCCGGGGTAAGGTGCGTCGTGCCAAGCTCTTTTACCTGCGCGATCGGGTGGGCAAGGCCACCAGGGTCAAGCAACGCTTCGACCGCTGA
- a CDS encoding peptidase, whose amino-acid sequence MQTLAALRRWHAQAAPFVLAPMLLTATTGMGYRLLRDWGGLSRDQAHLLMVLHEGEWLGSTGKTFYVALNGLGLLWMLVSGGAMVAGKWQRATAARRPAGPAATNRTGGDASEGGG is encoded by the coding sequence ATGCAGACCCTGGCGGCGTTGCGGCGCTGGCATGCGCAGGCAGCCCCGTTCGTGCTCGCCCCCATGCTTCTCACAGCGACCACCGGCATGGGGTACCGGCTGCTGCGTGACTGGGGCGGCCTGAGCCGCGATCAGGCCCACCTCTTGATGGTGCTGCATGAAGGCGAATGGTTGGGCAGCACCGGCAAGACCTTTTATGTGGCCCTCAACGGCCTGGGATTGCTGTGGATGCTGGTCAGCGGAGGCGCCATGGTGGCCGGCAAATGGCAGCGCGCCACTGCCGCCCGGCGCCCCGCCGGGCCCGCTGCCACCAACCGCACCGGCGGCGACGCTTCCGAGGGGGGCGGATGA
- the map gene encoding type I methionyl aminopeptidase, with the protein MNLFADLLAATQGSSAQGGGGAAVGMAAASPASVVTQAGPRIQKSRRGVEIKSAREIGIMRRSSRIVATVLRELLELAAPGMTTADLDRHAERRIRELGATPSFKGYHGFPASICASINNEVVHGIPSSKRVIREGDLLKIDTGAYFEGYHGDSCVSLCVGASSDDACRLSRVAQESLMQGLAKVKAGNTLLDIAGAVQDHVEAHGYSVVEDYTGHGVGRNLHEEPSVFNFRTKDLPNVKLRPGMTLAVEPILNGGSKHCRTLRDRWTVVTVDGSLSAQWEHTIAVTSDGCEILTDRDF; encoded by the coding sequence ATGAATCTGTTCGCCGATCTGCTGGCCGCCACCCAAGGATCGAGCGCACAGGGCGGCGGAGGGGCGGCCGTGGGAATGGCGGCGGCGTCGCCCGCTTCTGTGGTCACCCAGGCCGGTCCCCGCATTCAGAAAAGCCGTCGCGGCGTGGAGATCAAGTCGGCGCGCGAGATCGGCATCATGCGGCGCTCCAGCCGGATCGTGGCCACCGTGCTGCGCGAACTGCTGGAACTGGCCGCCCCCGGCATGACCACCGCCGACCTCGATCGCCACGCCGAACGGCGCATCCGTGAACTGGGCGCCACCCCCAGCTTCAAGGGCTACCACGGCTTCCCCGCCAGCATCTGCGCGAGCATCAACAACGAAGTGGTGCACGGCATCCCCAGCAGCAAGCGTGTGATCCGCGAGGGCGATTTGCTCAAGATCGACACCGGCGCCTACTTCGAGGGCTACCACGGCGACAGCTGCGTGTCCCTTTGCGTGGGTGCCAGCAGCGACGACGCCTGCCGACTCAGCCGCGTGGCCCAGGAGTCGCTGATGCAGGGCCTGGCCAAGGTGAAGGCAGGCAACACCCTGCTCGACATCGCCGGCGCCGTCCAGGACCACGTCGAAGCCCATGGCTACAGCGTGGTGGAGGACTACACGGGCCACGGCGTGGGCCGCAACCTGCACGAAGAGCCCTCGGTGTTCAACTTCCGCACCAAGGATCTGCCCAACGTGAAGCTCCGCCCCGGCATGACCCTCGCCGTGGAGCCGATCCTCAACGGCGGCAGCAAGCACTGCCGCACCCTGCGCGACCGCTGGACGGTCGTGACGGTGGACGGAAGCCTTTCGGCCCAGTGGGAGCACACGATCGCCGTCACCTCCGACGGTTGCGAGATCCTCACCGACCGCGACTTCTGA